The sequence GCCGGACGAGGGCCGGGAGCCGGTCACGAGCTGTTCGGGCAGCCCACGGCAAGCCGCGCGGATCGCCGGCCCTCTTCTCCCCCAAGTGGACACCGAGCCCACCGAGCCCACACCGCATTCGGCCCCGGTACTCGGGGGGCATGACGACCGGGTCTCACCCTCACCTGGGAGGCATCCGATGCCATTCATCGACATCAAGGTGATCGCAGGGGTATTCACCCCCGAAGAGAAGCAGAAGATGGTCGAAGATGTCTCCGAGGCGTTGATCGCCATCGAAGGTGAGGCACTGCGCCCGGTGACGCATGTCGTGATCACCGAGACGCCCAGCGGCGACTGGGCAATCGGCGGCAAGACCCTGACGGCCGAGGACGTCCAGGCCAAGAGGGCCGGCTAGCACGCCACACCGCCCTGCTGACCCGACTTCGCCGCCCGCGGACACCACGTCCCCGAGCCCAGTCCGCACCCTGGGGCTCACATATGCGTGCCGCCGTCGATCCGGATCTCCGTGCCGGTGATGAACGCGCCGTCCTGCGAGGCGAGCATCGCGATGACGCCCGCGACCGTGTCCGGGCTCGCGAAGCCCTTGCCGAGGGCCGGGGTGAGCTTGACGAACAGGCTCATGTCGGCGTCCTCGGGCAGGCCCGGGACGCCGTCGCTGGTCATGCCACTGGCAATGGAGCCCGGCGCCACGCAGACCGCGCGCAGCCCCTGCTTGCCGTACTCGCTCGCGAGGGCGTGCGTCATGGACTGGATGCCGCCCTTGCTCGCCGCGTACGCCGACATGTACGGGTGCGCGAACGAGGCGGAGGTGGAGCTGAAGTTGACCACGACCGGCGCACGGCCTTCCAGGAGCGCGGGCAGCGACTCACGGATCATCAGGAACGTGCCGGTCAGGTTGATCGAGATGACCTGCTGGAAGTCGGCCAGGGCGGTCTCGTGGGTGTGCGAGGCACGCAGGATGCCGGCCGCGTTGACCAGGACGTCCAGGCCGCCGAGGCCGGCCACCGCGGCGGGGACGGCGGTGCGGACCGCCGCCTCGTCGGCGATGTCCAGCACCGCGGTCTCCAGCCGTCCGGCGGCGCCTTCCGCGGCCGCACGGTCGGCGGTGACCCGCAGCCCTGCCGCCTCGATGTCCGCCGCCACCACCCGGCCGCCCTCGGCGAGGATCCGGTGAACAGTGGCCTGGCCGATGCCGGAGCCGGCCCCGGTGATCAGGGTGCGGCGGCCGTCAAAGCGGTTCATGGTCCGGTTCCGTTCTCGAGGTGCGGTGGTGCGGTGGTGCGGTGGTGTGGTGCGGTGAGGCATTGGCACCGTACGCCTGCATGGCACATCGTGCCACCCTCGCGTTACGTGCCACTACGGCACGAAGTTCCGTAGGCTGAGGTCATGCCGACCCCGCCGCACCCGACCCCGCTCCCTCGCCCCTCGCTCACCGAGCGGCGCAAGGCCGAGACCCAGCTGGAGATCGCCCGTACCGCGGCGGCCCTCTTCGCCGAGTGCGGCACCGCCGTCACCGCCGACGACATCGCACGCGCCTCAGGAGTCGCCCTGCGCACCTTCTACCGCTACTTCCGCACCAAGGAGGACGCGGTGACGCCGCTGCTCGCCGACGGGGTGCGGCAGTGGACCGACGAGCTGGCCGCCGCGCCGGCCGGAGCGGGCGCACCTCCCGTACGCGAAGTGCTGGAGCGGTCGGCCCGCCGGTCGCTGACCCCCGCCGACGAACCGGCCGCGGAGGCGCTGCGCTGGACTCGCGGACTACTGCGGGCGATGCCGGGCGATCCCGCGCTGCGCGCGGTCTGGCACCGGGTCCACCACGACGCCGAGGAGGCACTGATGCCGCTCCTGGCACGGCTGACCGGCGCAGGCCCGCTGGAGGTGCGGCTGGCCGCGGCCGCCGCGAATACCGCGATGCGGGTCGCGGTGGAGGAGTGGGCGGCGGGAGACGGGGCGCCGGACGGCCCGCGGGGGCCCGGCGAGCTGGTGGTCCGGTGCCTGCGGACGCTGACGGCCGGGCTGCCACAGCTCGACGGGGCGTACGGGCGGGCCCGGTAAGCCGAGCTGCCGGTGGCCGGTTCTTACCTCAGCGGGCACCCCGGGCCGCACGGAGGGCGCCTCGGGCCCCGCTCTTCGGCCAATCGCCGGAGATCGAAACCCGCCCGAACGGCCGGTCGGCGGCCGGATTCCTCCCTTCCGGGTGCGGGTGACCTTTGCCAGGGGCATGACCGGCACCGCATCCCCGCTGGCCGAGCCCCCTTCCCCCCGGGCGCCACGTACCGCTTCCGGTTGCGTTCGCGCCATTACTCTCAGCTTTCGCCTAATGACTCAAAGCGATCGCCTGATGCGCACTCAGGATGCTTTCGGGGTGCGGTTGGGCCAGACTCCCGTCCGGTATCTGCACCTTCGAGCAAGGGAGTGTTCGTCATGCGGTACATCACTGGGGCGGTCGCGCTCGGCGCGGCGCTGGTCCTGGGCACGCTGGCCACCACCGCACAGGCCGCCGCACCGGCGCAGCCGGCGCGGACCGGTGGTCTGTACGCCCCGACGGAACTGGTGCTGACGGTGGGCCAGGGCGAAAGCCGTGCGACCGCCACGGTGCAGCGCGCCGTGACGCTCAGCTGTATGCCCGGGGCCAGGGGTAGCCACCCGGACCCGCAGGCCGCCTGCACCCAGCTGCGGGCGGTGGCCGGCGACTTCAACGCGATAACCGGTGCCACCTCGGACCGCCTGTGCACCAAGGAGTGGAACCCCCTCGTGGTGACCGCGGACGGTGTGTGGCAGGGCAAGCGGGTCTCGTACAGCTACACCTTCGCCAACCCCTGTGCGATGCGCAGCGACAGCGACGTGGTCTTCGCGTTCTGAGCTGAGCTGCTTCAGATCCCCGGGCACCGGAGGGTGGTGCCCGGGGATAGTCATGTGCGGCAGGCATCGTGGCCCGGCGGCCGCTCCGGGACGTCAAGCGTGTCCAGGAGCCGGTGCCGTGCACGAGGAGCCGGTACCGCGCGCCGGGAGGAGTGCACCGCCATGGAGGAGTGCACCGCCGTGCGAGGGTCAGCCGATCTTCGCGCCGTAGGCCTTCAGGGCCTCCGGGACCGGCTGGAAGAAGGTTTCGCCGCCCTGGGAGCAGTCACCGCTGCCGCCGGAGGTGAGGCCGATCGCGGCATCGCCGTCGAAGAGCGCGCCACCGCTGTCACCGGGCTCGGCGCAGACATCGGTCTGGATCAGACCCTCGACCGTGCCCTCCTGGTAGTTGACGCTGGCGTTCAGCGCCTTGACCGTGCCGTCGTGGACCTGGGTGGTACTGCCGCTGCGCTGCACCTTCTCACCGACGGTGGCCTCCGCGGCCTTGGTGATCTTCTGCGTGCTGCCGTTGTAGAGGTCCACCGCGCTGGGGTGCGCGGTGTCACCGGTGTACTTGGCGAGGGAGAAGTCGTCGCCCGGGAACTTGGAGTCCTCGGTGGTCGCGATCGCCGAGCCGCCCTGCTTGTCGGACCAGCTCTTGATCTCGTTGCCGCAGTGGCCGGCCGTCAGGAAGTACGGCTTACCGTCCTTGACGACGTTGAAGCCGAGCGAGCAGCGGGCTCCGCTCCCCCAGATCGCGTCGCCGCCGCCGATGAAGGGTTTGAACTCACCCTTGCTGTGGCGCACCTCGACCTTGTCGCCGAGGGCCTTGGCGACCTTGGTGAGCCGGTCCAGCTTGGTGCCCTTGACCGTACGGTCGGCGGTGACCACGACCTTGTTGCTCTGCGGGTCGATGCCCCAGGACGTGCCGGGAATGGTCGCCTTCGACTTCAGCGTCCGCCGGGCCGAGTCGAGCTGGGCGAAGGTGTGCCGGACGAGTCTGGCTTCCGCCCCCTTGGCCCGCACGGCACGGGCCTGCGCCTTGTTCACCACATTGACGACCAGCTTCTTGGCCTTGGTGTCGTAGAAGGAACCGGCCGTGTCCGTCTTGAGGTGGGAGGCGAGGGTCGCCGCCGCGGTGGAGGTCAGCTTGGCGAGCGCCGGGGTGCGCGCGGGGGCCGTGGACGCATTGGCGTTGGCGAGGGTGACAGTGGCGGTGGCGGCGAGCGCAAGGGCTCCCGCACCTGCGACGATGACGCGCCGGTTGGGTATGCGACGGTGCTTCAAGTCAGGGCCTCCGTGGGGGGAAGAGCCCGGAAACTGTGGGGAGTTGCGCGGGCCCGGAGAGTGAGGAGTCACGGCAGGAACGGATCTGCCCGGGGAGCGGATCCCGGGAGGCGCGTCCATGCCAACGTGCGGGGCCGAGTATTGCCATCCGCCTCACTCGCGCACAAGACCGGGTTCCGGTCTCACATACGGGAGTTCACCATTTCGCCACACGACGGTCACACCGGTGTCCGCACATCTCGACCCCGAGTGCGGACATCAGCAGGCACCCCAGGCGCGCGGCGGACAGCAACGTGTGAGGACTATAGCTGGCCGGAAAATGGCGTCCGGGAACCGGCCCCCGTACAGCAGGGAACGCGGCAAGTGCCTGGATAAGAAGGCATATACAGCCACCAGGCGGACATCGGGGATGAAGCGCCCACTACCCCGCTACGACTTCCACCGGCCTCCGCCGACCTCCGCCGAACCTCCCCCACCCCGGCCTCCGCCGGCCTGCCCCGCTACGACAGATCCTCGGCGTCCGGAAGGTCCTCCAGCTCCGGAGTCGGCGCGCCCTCCTCGACGCCCTCGACGGCCGCACCCGAGGCCCCGGACCGTCCCGGTCCGGCCGGCCGGTCTGCCGGACCGGCCGTCCGCCGCTCGGCGGCCCGCTCCGCTTCGGTCGCCGCCGTCTGCGCCTGGGCCTGCAGCCCGGAGCGCTCCAGGAACCGCAGCAGTTCGACCGGGAAAGGCAGGACAAGGGTGGAATTCTTCTCGGCGGCGACCGCCACCACGGTCTGCAGCAGCCGCAGTTGCAGCGCCGCGGGCTGGTCGGACATCGCCAGGGCCGCCTCGGCCAGCTTCTTGGACGCCTGCAGCTCGGCATCGGCGTTGATCACCCGGGCCCGCCGGTCCCGGGTCGCCTCCGCCTGGCGGGCCATCGACCGCTTCATCGTCTCCGGCAGCGAAACGTCCTTGATCTCCACCCGGTCGACGGTGACCCCCCAGCCGATGGCCGGGCTGTCCATCATCAGCTCCAGGCCCTGATTGAGCTTTTCCCGGTTGGACAGCAGGTCGTCCAGTTCGCTCTTGCCGATGATCGACCGCAGTGAGGTCTGTGCCATCTGCGAGACCGCGAAGCGGTAGTCCTCGACCCGGATGACCGCGTCGGCGGCGTCCACGACCTTGAAGTAGACGACCGCGTCGACCCGGACGGTCACGTTGTCCCGGGTGATGCCCTCCTGGGCGGGCACCGGCATCGTGACGATCTGCATATTGACCTTGCGCATCCGGTCGATGCCCGGAACGATCATGGTGAATCCCGGCCCGCGCACCTCGGAGACCAGCCGCCCCAGCCGGAGCACCACACCCCGCTCGTACTGCTTGACCACCCGCGCCGCGGCCACGAGATACACGGCCCCCACGGAGGCCAGCGCCACCCCGGTCGTCACCAGTT is a genomic window of Streptomyces sp. Edi2 containing:
- a CDS encoding tautomerase family protein, coding for MPFIDIKVIAGVFTPEEKQKMVEDVSEALIAIEGEALRPVTHVVITETPSGDWAIGGKTLTAEDVQAKRAG
- a CDS encoding SDR family oxidoreductase gives rise to the protein MNRFDGRRTLITGAGSGIGQATVHRILAEGGRVVAADIEAAGLRVTADRAAAEGAAGRLETAVLDIADEAAVRTAVPAAVAGLGGLDVLVNAAGILRASHTHETALADFQQVISINLTGTFLMIRESLPALLEGRAPVVVNFSSTSASFAHPYMSAYAASKGGIQSMTHALASEYGKQGLRAVCVAPGSIASGMTSDGVPGLPEDADMSLFVKLTPALGKGFASPDTVAGVIAMLASQDGAFITGTEIRIDGGTHM
- a CDS encoding TetR family transcriptional regulator, with the protein product MPTPPHPTPLPRPSLTERRKAETQLEIARTAAALFAECGTAVTADDIARASGVALRTFYRYFRTKEDAVTPLLADGVRQWTDELAAAPAGAGAPPVREVLERSARRSLTPADEPAAEALRWTRGLLRAMPGDPALRAVWHRVHHDAEEALMPLLARLTGAGPLEVRLAAAAANTAMRVAVEEWAAGDGAPDGPRGPGELVVRCLRTLTAGLPQLDGAYGRAR
- a CDS encoding subtilase-type protease inhibitor, producing the protein MRYITGAVALGAALVLGTLATTAQAAAPAQPARTGGLYAPTELVLTVGQGESRATATVQRAVTLSCMPGARGSHPDPQAACTQLRAVAGDFNAITGATSDRLCTKEWNPLVVTADGVWQGKRVSYSYTFANPCAMRSDSDVVFAF
- a CDS encoding S1 family peptidase is translated as MKHRRIPNRRVIVAGAGALALAATATVTLANANASTAPARTPALAKLTSTAAATLASHLKTDTAGSFYDTKAKKLVVNVVNKAQARAVRAKGAEARLVRHTFAQLDSARRTLKSKATIPGTSWGIDPQSNKVVVTADRTVKGTKLDRLTKVAKALGDKVEVRHSKGEFKPFIGGGDAIWGSGARCSLGFNVVKDGKPYFLTAGHCGNEIKSWSDKQGGSAIATTEDSKFPGDDFSLAKYTGDTAHPSAVDLYNGSTQKITKAAEATVGEKVQRSGSTTQVHDGTVKALNASVNYQEGTVEGLIQTDVCAEPGDSGGALFDGDAAIGLTSGGSGDCSQGGETFFQPVPEALKAYGAKIG
- a CDS encoding slipin family protein; translated protein: MVEELVTTGVALASVGAVYLVAAARVVKQYERGVVLRLGRLVSEVRGPGFTMIVPGIDRMRKVNMQIVTMPVPAQEGITRDNVTVRVDAVVYFKVVDAADAVIRVEDYRFAVSQMAQTSLRSIIGKSELDDLLSNREKLNQGLELMMDSPAIGWGVTVDRVEIKDVSLPETMKRSMARQAEATRDRRARVINADAELQASKKLAEAALAMSDQPAALQLRLLQTVVAVAAEKNSTLVLPFPVELLRFLERSGLQAQAQTAATEAERAAERRTAGPADRPAGPGRSGASGAAVEGVEEGAPTPELEDLPDAEDLS